Below is a genomic region from Isosphaeraceae bacterium EP7.
ATCAAGGCGTCGGCCGCAGCCTGATGCCAGATCGGGTTGGGGTGGCGACTGATGGGCGTGGCGATTCCATTGCCCAGGTGTGTCGAAAGCCTTGCCCCCGCGGCAATGGCGGCCCACAGGGTCGCGGCGTCGGCCGAAGTATGGCCGAGGGCCACGATCACCCCTGCGGCGTTTGCCCTGGCGATGTACTCGATCGATCCGGAACGCTCTGGCGCGAGAGTGACGATCCGGATTCGGCCATCAGCGGCTTGCTGAAGTTCGGTGAATTCAGCCCAATCCGGATCACGAATTGCCGATAGCGGGTGGGCTCCACGGTATCCATCGATCTCACTGATCGAGGGACCTTCCAGGTGGATCCCTGCGACCATCGCGTCGACAATCGGATCGGCCCGGCAAGCCTCGGCGATGGCCCGGACCCCGCGCAGGGTGTGCTCGGCGGAGGCGGTGATCAGGGTCGGGCATAGCCGGGCGGTCCCCAGGTGGCGCAGGGCCCGGACAACCTCGATGACCTGATCGGGCGTGATCGTTGGCGAGGAATAGGAGATCCCCCAGCGACCGTTGGTCTGGAGATCCCAGAATGCGGGACCGATCCAGAGGTCGGCCGGGTCCGGCGAGCCCGGCCCATCCGCGGGTCTGGTCCGACCGATTCTCGATCCGTCAATCTCGACCTCAACCCAACGACCGGTGTCCCAAGCTCGTGCTCGCATGAATAAGGGCGACTCCGAGATCAAGGGGTCGGCGAGAACCAATGCTTCAAGGTGACGAGCCAGGAGGCCCCGAGATAGAAGATGACATAGAACAGCGAGACCGCGACCAGCCAGTAGCCGGTCTGCCAAGCGGTTGACTCGGGATTCTCCTGCATCAGCCAGAAGCCCGGAATCAGGACGGCCGCCCAGACCGCCCCCAACGC
It encodes:
- a CDS encoding amidohydrolase family protein; the protein is MRARAWDTGRWVEVEIDGSRIGRTRPADGPGSPDPADLWIGPAFWDLQTNGRWGISYSSPTITPDQVIEVVRALRHLGTARLCPTLITASAEHTLRGVRAIAEACRADPIVDAMVAGIHLEGPSISEIDGYRGAHPLSAIRDPDWAEFTELQQAADGRIRIVTLAPERSGSIEYIARANAAGVIVALGHTSADAATLWAAIAAGARLSTHLGNGIATPISRHPNPIWHQAAADALMASFIADGHHLDDSTLKVLIRAKTHRRSILVSDHSPLAGLPAGVYGDWEVHPSGKILVAGTPYLAGSNQDLDQGINTLMRAAGCGLAEALTTATLNPANLLGAGETPMAPGSRANLIAFRLDQGGPFPTFRLVSTCVDGHWIEADPAIRQTPEVVSAG